The Erinaceus europaeus chromosome 6, mEriEur2.1, whole genome shotgun sequence sequence ACTTCTTATCATAGCCACAGCTTTGAGAGATGAGGCAGGACATTCTGAGGGAGGGGCAGTGGGGTGTACTAGGAACTGCACTTGCTAAACATCCCTCTCCATTttgttcttaaatttttttattagttgcttaataatgataacaagattgtaaaataatgggtataactccacacagttccaattACTAGAGTTCCGTgtctcatcccttccattggaagcttccctattctttatccctctctagtagtgtggaccaaaaatctttatggggtgcggaaggtgggaggtctggcttctgtcattacttctctgctgaacatgggcattgacaggtggatccatacccccagcctgtttctttttctagtggggtagggctccgtggaggtgaggttccaggacatattggtgaggtcgtctgcccagggaagtcaggtcaggatggcttcatggtagtgtctgcaacttggtggctgaaaggcggtaagatatgaAGCTGGACAAATTGATtattaaacaggaacccaaaggcagaacagagcagatgaaattaggggtctttgggtgggaagaaattaggaagtctactttaggtatgtccACAGGGGTCCATGActgtagtaatttttgcctgagcctgatagttaacatgcaagaGGAATACATATGTTGTtagggaagatgttgtcagagttcagAACCTCTCTCCATTTTAAGACACCATGGTAACAAGGCAGGCAGTAAATTAGGAGGAGTGGTTTCTGGGGACACTCAGCTTCCCTCTTCCACTCTGCCTGACTATCCTACCCTTGCTGACACACACAGTGGGCCCCTCGCTGGTAATCACTCTGCCCTGGTGAACGAAGCGGCTCACTGGCCCCAGGAAGGACTGCAGATGGGCAAAGGTGGCTGAGCACGGCCTCCTTAAAGAATCTGAGGACAGTCTGTTATTTTCCTTAAGTAGATATTAGCTGTTGGGAAAAATGCCACTCTTGGAGTGCTTAGGACCAAGGTGACAATTTTTCATCATTGCCTTTAAATTAAGCCACGCTCTCCTCAGAAACCCTATCGCTACTTTCATGGCTTGAATAAgagagaaggcagggggagaaTGGACTGAGGCTATCGTGGTGGGGCTCCTTCAGCTGGCAGGTGTAACTGAACAAAGCAGAAGCGTGTCTGAGTGAGTCATTTTCTTCAGTGCATTCATTCAGCAGGGAGTGGGGCCAGGGCTTTAGGAGTGGAATGTGACGGTATGGACTGGACTGCAGGTTTCTTGCTTCCTTTGAAGgtcctctcacctctctctgaTTCCATCCTGGCGGAGAAGACGGTCATTGTGCTGGATGACCGCGTCACCATCGCAGACCTGGGCGTGCAGCTGGTGgccggcctgtctctctccctgcagcCCCACAGAGCTGACAGAAGAGCCCTGGTCTCCACCGTGACCGCCCAGGACATTCTGCAAGCCCCACAGCAGGTGGGACCCCTGAGTCCTCTACCCCCTGACCCACTGAGTCAGGGGCTCTCTCACATCCTTCAGAGGTCACTAGAGCACTCAGAACTGGGACCGGCCATTCTGGAACCTTCCTGCTGCTTCCTATCCAATTTGGCCTGGCTCTCAGAAAAACAGATGTCTAGTTCTAGTTTCCCTCTATGCTGTCATACACTAGTCACAAGAAGGGTGGATGGAAGTCATTTGCTTTCCAAAtggcgtgtttttttttttacacccatCATAGTCTGCTGCTAAACTATGACCCAACGATCACATTTTTATATTTGCCAAAATAggtggcttttaaaaatattttttattcttttttttttttttggatagagaccaagagaaactgagaggggaagggaagataaagagggagagaaacagagagaccactcGTAAAGTGTTGCCCTGCAAATggagggcaggggcttgaacctgtgtctttgcacactgtaatgtgtgtgcttaaccaggtgtaccacctcctggcccccaacgggcttttattttctttcttttttttataaatcccATTTCTGGGGAATACCATGTTTAAGGACTCCAGTTCAGACCCCTGGGTCCCACCTACACGGGggcaagcttcaagagcagtgaaggagAGCCTCaggtctctcttttgctctctcccctatttctctcctccctcaatttatctctagtctaccaaataaaaaagaaattaattaaataaaaagacattcCATTTAAGCTACCTAAATGAACCAGCATGGCCTGGGAAGCCCCAGATCACCACTGTTCCCTACAAATATTGCCAGTCCTAAAACTCTCCTCTACTTCCACATGCTTACAACCCATTTGTAAAACTGCCAGGGGCGCTGTGCCTCAGGGAACACCAGTCTCCTGCCACATGTCTCTCCCAGGTATTTCCCAGCCAGTGTATGTTCTGCTACGCCAGCACTGGCTTCTTAATAAGGGCTGTTTGGAGTGATATTACCTTGAGCAGGAGCCCAATTAGTTACACCTGACTTTGATTCAGATAAATCATCGGCTCTTTGAAAAGGTTTTTTGGAAAGGTGAAAGTCAAATTCTGTTGCATGGCCTCCAGTAAATTAGCACCTACCCTGCTTTAGCCACTGTCATCTCTGTGTGTCCTTCTGTCAGTGGAACAGGGACCCACCCTAAGTTTGCCAAAGACTATTTgacaggataagacagagaacttTATTTTTGTCAGTCTGTATATTTCAATCAAGTTGTATGCTTGAGCACAAGTATTGTTGGCAGACTTGAAGGAACCTGATAATAACATTCTGTCTTGGTTTCATTTCTCCTAGGAAGCAATAGTGAGTTCTTGGATCTTGTTCAGTGACGGCTCTGTGACACCTTTAGACATCTATGAACCCAAGGATTTCTCAATTACTGTCTCATCATTGGATGAAATGGTGGTGTCTGTCCAGCCCAACCTTCAATCCAAATGGCCAGTTGTGGTAGCAGAGGGTGAAGGGCAAGGGCCCTTAATTAAGTTGGAAATGATGATTAGTGAACCTTGTCAGAAGACCAAGAGGAAGAGTGTTCTTGCTGTGGGTAAAGGGAATGTCAAGGTCAAATTTCAACCAAGTATCAATGAGCGCCAAGGAGGCACCAATGACATTGAGGGCATAAATCGGGAATACAAAGACCACCTCAGCAATTCCATAGAGCATGAAGGAAGCCAGGAGAGAGCAGTCCAGGAATGGTTCCAACATGGCGCCTCAGTTGGCCAAGAGGAAAGTACCAACAAAAGCACAACTCCACAGTCTCCCATGGAAGGACAGGATAAGAAATCACTCAAGGGTGGTAGCCCAGACACCTTCACCAGCTTCCCCACTCAAGGGAAGTCACCGGAACCCAATAATCCTAGTGACCTTACTGTGACCTCAAGGGGTTTGACTGACTTGGAGATTGGCATGTATGCCCTGCTTTGCGTCTTCTGCCTGGCCATTTTGGTCTTCTTGATCAACTGTGTGGCATTCGCTTGGAAATACAGACACAAAAGATTTGCTGTGAGTGAGCAGGGCAACATTCCCCACTCCCATGACTGGGTGTGGCTGGGGAACGAAGTGGAACTTTTGGAGAACCCTGTGGACATCACACTCCCTTCCGAGGAGTGCACTACCATGATCGACCGGGGCCTGCAGTTTGAGGAGAGGAACTTCCTTCTCAATGGCAGTTCCCAGAAGACGTTCCATAATCAGCTGCTCAGACCTTCTGACTATATCTACGAGAAGGACATCAAAAACGAACCTATAAATCCCTCGGGCCCAAAGAGGAAGCGAGTCAAGTTCACTTCCTACACCACCATCCTCCCTGAGGACGGAGGCCCCTACACCAACTCCATCCTGTTTGACAGCGACGACAACATCAAGTGGGTCTGCCCAGACATGGGCCTGGGGGAATCCCAGGAGTTTCGGGACTACATGGAAAGACTGCAAGACCAGCTGTAACTCCTTTCTTATGTTTGTATTCACCTTTATGCCTTCTGTTttttgaatggtggagcagtaagTCTGATCAGCAATAGGGGATGATTTAACAGAACTTAATGCGTGGAGGTTGGGggctgtgtgttgggggaggtGCTTTCTAAGGGTATTTCAAGAGCCATGGGACTTTAATCTGAGAAAATGTCTCTGGAATAGCCCACATAAGGAATTGGAACACCTCTAAGACAACAGTGTCCTCTACGGCCTGACCCTAGCTCGGTTCAAATATTCTAACGCCCGGCCCCACAAGACATTGTTAATCATCTCGTGACCAATGGCCCATGCGGAATTCAAAAAGCCTTTGGgagttgattattattattatttttctttttctattcctaGACCTTTTAAAGCACAGCGGATGTTCCTTGCCCTTGGCCTGAGAGTAAATGTACATGAAAGATGGCTGAATGTAGCTGTCCTTTCTGGCTATGAGCTCTGCTCATTATTTTTATATGCTTTTGCAGCTGCGCCTGGTTCCTTTGACctctgcaattctttttttttttttttggaaacacaAAGACACATTCCCGTCTTTTCTTCGAGATCTGTTTGCTGTACATATGAGTTTTCTTCACTGAGACTTGCCACGTCATGCATCTTCCTGGGTGTCCACACAGGGTTTCTCCAGTTCTCCGTCCTTTCCCCCCATCTTTTCGGGGGCTTTCTAGCTACAGCGCTTATCcccactctgtctgtctcttctccgTTTTGTTGTTGAACTTAACCTGTATCAGATGGGGGTGGGATTTTACTTACAGCATTGCTATCCTGTGAAGGAGGGCCATCTATTTATAGTTTTCTCCATGAAACCAGAACTGGAGACACGTTGTGAACCACaaacctttattttttatctccTGCTTGTTGGCAATTGATGGGAAGTGGGGAGGACTCCTGGGGGGTGAATTTCTGTATTTATACCAGTGCTTTGTAGTCCACACAATTTATTACCCAGACTGAAATCTCAAAGCAGGATCAGTATACGCAGAAAGGGGTTTATGTACAGAATAGTTTCCAGATTAAACTTtgcattttaccagagcattttgGTTCAAGTAAGTAGAATGATCTTTCAACTTCTGAATATTGTAGAAAGTCAGCTCTGCTGTTGGATTTCTCTCCCCCCAAATGTCCTCATTCATGACTCTGGCAGGACATCTTCCAATGGAGAAAACTGATAGGTTTCCCCCTCCAAGTTCTTAAGAGGAGGTGACCATTATAGATCTTAAGAAGCCATTAGGGTGGAATCTGTAGATACTGGAAAATCAAGGGGCAAAGAGGGAAAAGTCATGGTTTCAAGCAAAGCAAGAGCTTCAGAATAGGACAACATTTTTATTAAGGTGTGTAAGCTGGAAAAAGAGACCTGGGTCTAGTGAGTCTGGTTCTGAGCTTACCTTGAGTCTCTTGTGTCTTGATAAGACAGATCTTTAAAGGCTAAGAGTAAGCAGGAGCTGCAGGAGATGATCTGAGCAGTTTCTCACTCCCAATGACCAGTGACTTGAGTTACTCCATGGGGAGTGTCCCACTGTCCTAAGAGAATTCTGCGGGTGGAACATGGTGACTGCCCCTCCTCCAGTCACAAGATGGCGGCTACGGAGTTCTGCCTGGGTCTCTTGCTCCAAGCACTGTGTCCAGTCTTTCAGTTGACTTTGTGTTTGAAACAGTGGTCAGGACCTGAAGCTGAGAGTTTCCCCAAACTTCTCCATTTGGTTGGAAGATGAAGCCAGAGACCTCAGCATTATCTTCAAAGGGATAATTCAGGAGATGGCTGAACTATTGTAGCTTCTTTCCTTCAAGTGTCACCGCCCCTCAGAGTTGCTGGGGGAGGCAGCCCTGAACCAGCCATGTAGGCCATCGAGAAGGCCAGTGTAGGCAGGCGAGTGTCAGTACCACCGTGAGGGAGCCCTGCCTTCTCTGCCAAGCTTTCCCAGTTGCCTCTCCCTTTTGGACTGCCCCCTTTCCAGAAGCAATATGCTTTTCATTCCTAATGCACGAGACCAGAACCTCTCACACAGCAGGCTGCCTCCCTGCGAAAACGGGACTCTGGAGTGGAGAGTCATGGGGGAGAGGGGTAGGAAAGTTCCCCTTGTTATGGGGAGTGGCATCAAGGGACGTCTCTGCCCTGAGGCTTGAGGGAGAGTCAGGATGTGCCTGGTGCTTCCTGGCAGATTGGGCAACATGGGGCCTGTGGAAAGCGCCTCTGGATAAACTAGTCACCTAGAGCCATACAGGTGCGGGGTCACAGTGTGAGTGGGAGGGGTGCCTGCCAGTTCAAAATGGCAGGTCGTGGAGGAGAGGATTCCTtcaccatctctctgtctctctctttctcttacacacacacacacacacacacacacacgcacacacacacactgttagtTCAGACATAatgaacacacacgcacacacacacacacacacacactgttagtTCAGAcataatgaacacacacacacacacacactctcaataGTATACACAAAGTCAAATGGATACACACACATTAACACACATTcatgtactgtgtgtgtgtgaatagtaGCAGCCAGAAAGCACACTATTCAGTGGGCATCCCCTCTGTCAATCCTGCTCAGATTGGACATGGGTACTCTTCAgcttaacaaaaaataaatcccCTTTCTGCTCTGTTTCCTGCTGCCCAGAAACTACATGTATTATCTGCTTGTTTTCCAGCCAGTTAGTTTCAAATGAATAGGAAGCATCTCCCAAAATATCTAAACCCAGACAGGAGAATGACAAGGATTACTGAGCTCTGGGGCAGGGTCTTGGAGTGTGTGTGTCATATTCTGGCCTTGGGTGATTGAGGGGTCTGGGAGGGAGGTGTCCATGGGATAGGTGTGACTGAGTCACTTGGACAAGAAAACTTTGGTGAAGTCCCTTCCTGTCCCTTAAGAATGGGCCTGCTGATGGGTCACAAGGCCGTGAACCCTGAGGTAAGGTGAGACAGATGGAGCAGGTATTCTGAGAGCAGCAGGAGACACAGAATGGTGGAAGGTGTGAACCCTTGGTTCTGGGGCTATGCTTGCTCTCCAGACCAGCATTTGGGGACCAAGGTGCAGCCACCCCAGAGAAGAACTGGAGTTCAGACAGGTGGCCGCTGTGAGAACGCAGGGTGGAAAGACTTGGGAGGTATCCCCAGAACACCACCCAGTGAACCTCAGACAGCCCGTGTGAATCAAACAAGGGCTGAAGCTACTTCCCAGGTGGTTCACACTGCACACGGGCtaaggagtggggtgggggtccctGTCACCCTTCAGGCTGGTCAGTAAGTTTCTGTGTGAACACTAATGTGGGGctggggggagaaagaaggattCATTTTTGTCCGGGCTTCACATTGGTAGCCTTTGTACCTTGCTCATTTTCCAGTTTTGGCAAGTTTGTCTTTTGCAGTCTTGCTCACTCCTCCAGAAAGGTGTCCTTCCACTGTAATGATGTTGGGACCCCCAAACCAGCCTTccattgtaaaagaaaaaaaaagaacaatcggTCCAAATTTGATGCCTACAAGCATGAGTGGGGCTTCCTCTGTCTCCTACATGTCATTGGCGTccctgtgtctcttttcctcacaTCATCTCAAAACTGGCCACACTTTTCCATTCTAGTCTCTGTAGAGGACGTGAATGCTGACCTAGGAACTCAGCAACCATCTCCATCACGAGCATAGGTATGTGTCATGTGACCCCCACATAATCGCCTGTGCAAAGAGACAGGCGGGGAGGGGCGGAGTCATCTTAAAACAAAATGGCGGCTATTTTGGCAATACAGGTGATACACAGGAGAAGTGTTTTGGAACACatgcattttaaaagaaaagcatgCACAGCCATAGCTTTTAAAAGTACAGACACACTCCTCAAAGCATGCCactcaaaaaaaatatatatatctcagcTGATGGTGGGTAGAGACAGGGGGACCAGACACCAGGAGATGTGCAGGTCTGGGGGTGAGGCCTGGGAAGGAAGGGCATGGCTTGCACTGGGGTTATGGATAGAACCTGCCAGAACATTGTTGATCTTCCTCTTCATTGCTTttggatgtcttttttttctctttctctttctttttttttcggggggtgggtgggttgggggtgaGGGATGCTTTCAGAAATAAAGTGACTTCATTTTCCAGCTTAAAGTTATATTCTAACCACAGGGTAACGCATCCTTTTTAACGTGAAAATAAACACTTAAACCTTCTTCActtgtttcattattttattcGCAGACCCTCTGTTTGATTTCAG is a genomic window containing:
- the TMEM132B gene encoding transmembrane protein 132B; this encodes MDTEVLNTAILTGKAVSVPVRVVAVQEDGSVVHVSESVECRSSDEDVVKVSNNCDSVFVNGKEMKSKVDTIVNFTHQHFTSQLEVTVWAPRLPLQIEISDTELSQIKGWRIPVSSNRRPTRDSEDEEDEEKKGRGCSLQYQHATVRVLTQFVAESPDLGQLSYMLGPDWQFDITDLVTEFMKVEEPKIAQLLNGRTLVGREPGITTVQVLSPLSDSILAEKTVIVLDDRVTIADLGVQLVAGLSLSLQPHRADRRALVSTVTAQDILQAPQQEAIVSSWILFSDGSVTPLDIYEPKDFSITVSSLDEMVVSVQPNLQSKWPVVVAEGEGQGPLIKLEMMISEPCQKTKRKSVLAVGKGNVKVKFQPSINERQGGTNDIEGINREYKDHLSNSIEHEGSQERAVQEWFQHGASVGQEESTNKSTTPQSPMEGQDKKSLKGGSPDTFTSFPTQGKSPEPNNPSDLTVTSRGLTDLEIGMYALLCVFCLAILVFLINCVAFAWKYRHKRFAVSEQGNIPHSHDWVWLGNEVELLENPVDITLPSEECTTMIDRGLQFEERNFLLNGSSQKTFHNQLLRPSDYIYEKDIKNEPINPSGPKRKRVKFTSYTTILPEDGGPYTNSILFDSDDNIKWVCPDMGLGESQEFRDYMERLQDQL